The sequence below is a genomic window from Vibrio mangrovi.
AGCCCAACCAGGAAGACGCAACCGAATACAATACTCAGCCGGATCAGGGCATTCCATAACTGACGGTAAGCTTCTCCCGGATGGCTGGTAATTTCTACTTCAGCCAGTTGCATCCAGCCGCTGGTGACCACCCGGCTTTCACTGATTGGCTTAAATAGATTCAGGTGAGTGAACCACTTGGGAACGCCATTCGGAGTGATCGGATAGGTACGCACAATCGCAGGCCGTTCATCAAAAAAGGTTAATTTGACCAGAGAATAAGTACTGCCATCAAACAATGCATTGATCACTGATTCGGCAGCAATGGTGTCTTTATCTTCAAGATATGGTGCCAGAGCCAGCCCTACAGTGTTGATGGTATTGCTGACTTCTGAACTCTGCTGTTGTTCAAGGTTACTGCGCGTTGTATTAAATTGAATAATAAATACTGAACTAATCAGTAAAATAAACAGCGCAATCATTCCCATGACGATTTGCTTGTAAAGAGTCATATTTCCCTACCCATCGTAACTAACTATCGGTTTATTCAAAATGAGCGCCCGTTCGCGATCCCTTAAGTCATTCCACAAACTCAGACGAGACGATTCTCCCGCCAACTGACCGTTTTTCGATTTCATCAGCCATAGATTCCGACCGTTAAAACTGTAAATTGGTAATAAGTCTGTTCTGGTCCCTGCCGGCTTGATCTGAGGTATCAGGTTATCGAGGATGAGAGGCTCTGCATTTGGTGTATTGTAATAAGCCAGCACCATGTGGAACTGGTTCAATGTGATTGATTTTACATAGACTAGTCTTAGCTTCCGGTCCGGTATTCCAATCTCTCTGAGAGAGAAATATTTCGCAATGGTGAAATCTTCACAGTCACCGGCATTTGCGCCCAGAAACTCCAGTGGCGTTGCCCAGTAGTCTTTCTTTCCCCATAGGTTGATGTCATCGACGAAATAAAGCTGATTGAAAAAAGCATTGACCTTTTCCAGTTTTTCCAGTGTTGAAAGGTGTTTATATTCAGCTAAAGCTTCCCGCCAGGCCTGAACCCGGCGTCCGGCCCGCTCTCCGTACACTTTGGTTACAGCCTCAACCCACTTTTGTTCCGTGGTATTCAGTGCCTGTAACGATGACGCCAGCAATAGCATCAGGATTACTGTCAGCCAGCGTTTCATAATGCCTCTGTCTTTCTGATCTGGTCTTTCATTGGCAAATGTCGGGCTCCATTATTCCTTGAGTGCGTTTTCCTGTGCACCGAGTATAGGTTGTAAGAGGTATTCCATCACGGTTCTTTTTCCGGTGATGATGTCTACAGATGCGGTCATTCCCGGGATGATGGGCAGTTCACCATCATGATTTAGTGTTGTAGCAAAAGTCCTGACCCGGACAATATAAAAACTGTTTCCTTCTTCATCCTGAGTCGTATCGGCACTGATGTGTTCGAGTGTACCTTCCAGCCCACCATATTTGCTAAAGTTATAAGCTGTAAATTTAACGATCGCATGTAAGTTCGGACGGAGGAAAGCAATGTCCTGAGGTGCAATTTTAGCCTCGACCAGTAAAGTGTCTTCTGACGGGACAATTTCAACAATATCCATGCCCGGCTGGATTACTCCGCCAACCGTATTGACGTTGAGTGTTTTTACCGTACCTGTGACCGGAGAAACGACAATCGTGCGGTTCACTCTGTCTTCCAGGCCTACGGCTGATTCCGTCAGCGCGGATAGTTTGTCCTGAGCCTGATTCAGCTTGTCCTGTTGTTCCGAGCGAAAAGTTTGTGCAGCATCGATACGACTGTACATTGCTTCTCTGACAGCGGCTTTTGCCAATGGGATTTTCAGTTGGCCGGAAGTCATGTCCCTGCGCGTATCATTGACTTGCCGCCGTAGTTTTAAGATTTCAATCTCCGGAACGACACCTTCTTTTGCCAGTGGCTCCGTCATCTGTAACTCTTTCTGAACATATTCGTAGCTTTGCTTCAGGTTAGCGACTCTGGCCTGTAGTTCAACCAAATCCTGATTCTTTTGTTTGATCTGCTGATCGATGACCGAGAGCTGGTTTCGCAGATTATCCAAAGACTGAATATATTGTGCTTTTTGCCTTTCGATTAAGTCAGATTTTTTCTCTGTCAGAGAGGGCGGAAACTTCAGGTGGTTATAAGTGATCACAACACTCTTTTGCCAGTTGGAATCATCGAAGGTCTCGTTGATCTGAACACTCTCAATTGATGCCGATAACTGGACGACGTTCGCTGTCAGGTTGGCAACTTCTTGTTCCCGTTCCCGGTAATCGGATAAAAAACGGGTATCGTCAAGCAGTAAAAGTTGCTGACCTTTTTCAACGTGTTGTCCTTCTTTGACCAGAATCTGTTTAACCAGACCACCTTCTAAGTTCTGCACAACCTGTATCTGGGAGGAAGGAATGACTTTTCCGCTACCGACTGTGACTTTATCGATCTCGGCAAAAGAGGCCCAGATGGTTGCGATAATGAAAAAGACAGCCATAACCCATAGCATAATCCGGGCGCTATGCGGGGTATTGAGCAGAAGTGCTGCGGTTTTATCGTCAACATATTCCAGCTCTTCGGATGAAAGCTCACTGTAGCTGTCTTTACGCATCAAGACATCCTATTTGGTCGGTTTACTCTATTGATTTTATTACTAGTCTGGCGAAATGTTAAGAATTCGAACCAGATAGATGCTGAAAATCACTGAATTCTGCGTTTTTCTATGGAAAATGTATCACACCACTGGAAAATCACCCGGTTTTTCTGAAATCTGTCAGCCACATAGCTGGGAGGATGATGTGATACTTGTCTTATGGGTATGAAAAGAGCACAATCACGAAAAAACACAGGAGCGGTCATGAAACTCTCAGATATTCGTCGGGAATATATTCAGGGTGGCTTAAGAAGAAAGGATTTAATGCCAAATCCCTTTATTCAGTTTGAGCATTGGTTACAACAGGCAATTGATGCCAATATTTCTGATCCGACAGCAATGACTGTTGCGACAGTGGATTCCGATGGGCAGCCTTTTCAGAGAATCGTGTTGTTAAAGGGGTCAGGAGAAGACGGATTTCTTTTCTACACCAATTTGGGTAGCCGTAAAGCACAGCATATTGAGCATAATAACCGGGTCAGTCTTCATTTCCCGTGGCATATGCTGGAGCGTCAGGTGCATATTACCGGCCGGGCTCAGAAGCTTTCAGCCATAGAAAATTTCAAATATTTTTCCTCTCGGCCCAAAGAGAGTCAGCTTGCAGCGATTGCCAGTCATCAGAGTAGTCGGATTTCTGCCCGGGGTGTACTGGAAGGTAAGTTTCTGGAGTTAAAACAGAAATTTGCAAAAGGTGAAATCCCTGTTCCCAGTTTTTGGGGCGGATACCGGGTTATTCCTGATAGTTTTGAGTTTTGGCAGGGTGGGGAACATCGTTTGCACGATCGGTTTCTTTATACCCAAAGTGGCGGGCATTGGGAGATTGATCGTCTGGCACCCTGATGATTTCAGTTTATTTAACTATCCGTTTATTTTTACTAAGAATTGTTTATTTTTACTAAAAAAGGGAAGCATTGCGCTTCCCTTTCTCTTTGGTTGAGGTTTACTCTTTGATTTCTCTGACGACCCTGAAGCCGATATAGTTAGCCGCAGTGGATGGTTCAGCAAAGAGTTGACTATAGACAACCGCGTTGCGGGGAGAGAAACTCCAGGCGCCGCCTTTCAACAGGCCTTGTGGTGCACTGGTCCATTCCCAGACATTGCCGATAACATCATATAATCCCAGAGGATTGGTCGGAAATGATTTCACAGGGGAAGTGCTCTTATTTGACCAATAAGAACCGCCCCAGCCTGTGTTGGCTAAGCCGGTTGCAAAGTCGTCTCCCCACCAGTAATCCGTGTGGGTTCCGGCCCGGGCTGCGATTTCCCATTCATCTTCTGTTGGCAGGCGATATTTAAATCCGGTCTGTGTGGATAACCAGCCGGTAAATGCTTTTGCATCGTTCTGACTGACACAAACAACCGGAGATTGCGATGATTGCTTAAATCCGGGATTACGCCAATAGTGGCCAGACTGTGGTGTCATTTGGTTATTAATCATTGCCACACAAGTCTTGGTTAATTCAGCATCTGAGCGATAGCCGGTCTGGGTGACAAATGTTCGGAACAACTCAACAGTTACTGGTGTAGATGAAATTGCGAAAGCATGATCAAGGAAAACCTGAGTGGAAGCATGTTCTCCAATAAAGAATTTTCCCGGAGTTATAGCGACTAACCCAGGACCGGAGAGATCTTGTGATAGTGAATCAGCAAATGAAAATCCGGTTTTTAGTTGATTGTGCTCTTCTTGCAAAACCGCCCGTAACTGGCTGTCTGATTTCAGGTTTAGCGTCGTTTTATAAGGGAGATATCCAGTTTTTTCTACGCGTATCTGATGTTCACCTTCAGGTAAAGTCAGAGTTAACGGCGTATGACCGTAGCGGACATCATCAACAATGACCTGATCATCATAGAGGTTAGAGTGAAGTTTCAGGTTAAACCAGGCCACTTCCCGTTGAATGTTCTGTTGATCATCAATAATACAATACTGGGAGTCAATGTTTAGAAGCTGACAGGCTGTTGCGCTGACCGGCCTTGCTTCCAGTCTTGCTTCAACAATCGTCCGGTAACGGCTGGCATCAGAAAAACCGGATTGAAGAACCTGATGCTGAAGTACATGAACATTCAGAGAGGCTTTAGACACATTTTTGCCAGCAAGTGCAGATTCGGTGACGTTATTAAGCAGCGATGTCTGAAATTGTTTAACCGCTTTTTGCAAGGCCAGCTTGATCGTTTGCTGTTCACAGTCTGCAATTGTCATCGATGGATTACACCGGTTGGTAAAACTGACTTTTTCAGTACCTTCCCGTGATATTTCTTCTCTCAGACGTGTCGCCCGGGCTTTTAACTTATTTTGTTGAAGGTTGGAGATGTTTTTTTGTAGCAGAGAAACGGTCGTTTCCTGATCTTTGAGTAACCCTTCCTGTTCCTCCAGTTTGTTATTTAACTCAAACTGGCTTTTCTGGTTCTGTTTATATTCAGACCATGCATTCTGGTAGGTTGACTGATAGGTTGTTATATCCAGCTTCGGATCTGAGATCATCTTCTGGTAGGCCTTTTCCAGATCGGATTTCGCCTGATTCAGGCTGGCAGAGAGTTTCTCATCCCGTTGACGAAGTCTGTTCAACTCGGCTTTTTGATTTGCGACAGTCTGTTGCTGTTCTTGCAACACTTTCCGGGCATCTTCCAGCTCGGTATTTTTACTGAAAAGAGCATCGTCAATCTGATTTACCAAAGGTGCTGCTTTTTCTGGCGACACTGCATCCTCGGCGAAGATGCCGAATGATACGAGGCCAAGCAGAAGAGTCGATAATAGAGCAGTAGTTCCTTGTCGCATGCTTTTGTACTTCAATGTTGGATCGTCAAGTCGTCTGATCGATTGTAAACGAAAACGCCATTTGACCATAAGTCATATATCAATAACTTACAGACAAAATGGCGTCATAACCATATCTTTGTGAATCGTAGCAAAAAAATAATTCACAAATTGGCATTTAGCTTTGCTTATTCGGACGAAGTTTAACCCATACCGTATCATTACCATTGACGGTGATGACCTGGTTATATGTTTCATATCCGTCTTTGGACACGGTAAACTGATGACGGCCGTGTGGAAGAACAATTTCTACCGGTGTACTGCCATAGCTCACACCGTCAATGGTAACTGAGTCCTGATACTGATCAGAACGGACGGTAACATTCGCCCACTGTTTTTCCTTTTTCGGTGTATAGTTTTTCTGTCCCTGCAGGCAATATCTTGTCGATACTCCCAGCAATTTACATCCAGCGGTTGCTTCTGGACGAGCCTGAAGCTGAGCCTGGATTTTGGTGTAGTAGTCGTTGTTGCCCTGAAAACCACTGGACAGGATCTGACTATCCTGAATCGAAACATTCAGATCGACATTTTTCAGATTCTGCTTGGCGATCACAGATTCGGTCAGGTTATCAAGCAAGCGGTCCTGAA
It includes:
- a CDS encoding SUMF1/EgtB/PvdO family nonheme iron enzyme produces the protein MRQGTTALLSTLLLGLVSFGIFAEDAVSPEKAAPLVNQIDDALFSKNTELEDARKVLQEQQQTVANQKAELNRLRQRDEKLSASLNQAKSDLEKAYQKMISDPKLDITTYQSTYQNAWSEYKQNQKSQFELNNKLEEQEGLLKDQETTVSLLQKNISNLQQNKLKARATRLREEISREGTEKVSFTNRCNPSMTIADCEQQTIKLALQKAVKQFQTSLLNNVTESALAGKNVSKASLNVHVLQHQVLQSGFSDASRYRTIVEARLEARPVSATACQLLNIDSQYCIIDDQQNIQREVAWFNLKLHSNLYDDQVIVDDVRYGHTPLTLTLPEGEHQIRVEKTGYLPYKTTLNLKSDSQLRAVLQEEHNQLKTGFSFADSLSQDLSGPGLVAITPGKFFIGEHASTQVFLDHAFAISSTPVTVELFRTFVTQTGYRSDAELTKTCVAMINNQMTPQSGHYWRNPGFKQSSQSPVVCVSQNDAKAFTGWLSTQTGFKYRLPTEDEWEIAARAGTHTDYWWGDDFATGLANTGWGGSYWSNKSTSPVKSFPTNPLGLYDVIGNVWEWTSAPQGLLKGGAWSFSPRNAVVYSQLFAEPSTAANYIGFRVVREIKE
- the pdxH gene encoding pyridoxamine 5'-phosphate oxidase, translating into MKLSDIRREYIQGGLRRKDLMPNPFIQFEHWLQQAIDANISDPTAMTVATVDSDGQPFQRIVLLKGSGEDGFLFYTNLGSRKAQHIEHNNRVSLHFPWHMLERQVHITGRAQKLSAIENFKYFSSRPKESQLAAIASHQSSRISARGVLEGKFLELKQKFAKGEIPVPSFWGGYRVIPDSFEFWQGGEHRLHDRFLYTQSGGHWEIDRLAP
- a CDS encoding HlyD family type I secretion periplasmic adaptor subunit, translating into MRKDSYSELSSEELEYVDDKTAALLLNTPHSARIMLWVMAVFFIIATIWASFAEIDKVTVGSGKVIPSSQIQVVQNLEGGLVKQILVKEGQHVEKGQQLLLLDDTRFLSDYREREQEVANLTANVVQLSASIESVQINETFDDSNWQKSVVITYNHLKFPPSLTEKKSDLIERQKAQYIQSLDNLRNQLSVIDQQIKQKNQDLVELQARVANLKQSYEYVQKELQMTEPLAKEGVVPEIEILKLRRQVNDTRRDMTSGQLKIPLAKAAVREAMYSRIDAAQTFRSEQQDKLNQAQDKLSALTESAVGLEDRVNRTIVVSPVTGTVKTLNVNTVGGVIQPGMDIVEIVPSEDTLLVEAKIAPQDIAFLRPNLHAIVKFTAYNFSKYGGLEGTLEHISADTTQDEEGNSFYIVRVRTFATTLNHDGELPIIPGMTASVDIITGKRTVMEYLLQPILGAQENALKE
- a CDS encoding transglutaminase-like cysteine peptidase → MKRWLTVILMLLLASSLQALNTTEQKWVEAVTKVYGERAGRRVQAWREALAEYKHLSTLEKLEKVNAFFNQLYFVDDINLWGKKDYWATPLEFLGANAGDCEDFTIAKYFSLREIGIPDRKLRLVYVKSITLNQFHMVLAYYNTPNAEPLILDNLIPQIKPAGTRTDLLPIYSFNGRNLWLMKSKNGQLAGESSRLSLWNDLRDRERALILNKPIVSYDG